Genomic segment of Chloracidobacterium sp. N:
TGCATGTGGTGGCGGTCGAAGCCAAAACCAACGATCCGGCCGTGGTACGGCGGTTCGTGGAACGCTGGCCCACAGCTCAGGTCTTCATCGAACTGAATCCGACGGACGAGCGCGAAGTGATGTGGGCGACGCTGCGCGAACTGGGGGCCGGGGCCAAAATCCGCACCGGCGGACTGACAGCCGAGGCGTTCCCTTCGCCTGAAACTGTGGCGAGCTTCATCCTCCGCGCTGCTGACTGGCGGGTGCCGTTCAAGGCCACGGCCGGACTCCATCATCCCATCCGCGCCATGTATCCCCTGACCTACGCCCCTGACAGCCCGCAGGGACTCATGCACGGTTTTCTGAACGTCTTTCTGGCCGCCGCCTTCGCCTGGCATGGCATGGCCCCGGACAACGTCGAACGGGTGCTCCTCGAAGAAGACGTGTCGAACTTTCAGTTCACGGACGCCGGTGTGACCTGGCACTGCCAGACCCTTCCAACGGAAGCTATCGCGGCGGCGCGGCAGAGTTTTTGCCGCTCTTACGGCTCCTGCTCCTTTGACGAACCACGCGCCGATTTGCGCGCCCTCGGTCTTCTGGACTGACCCATCTGGATTTGCCCTGCCGTATGTTTGAACTACGCCACCACCTCATGGCTGCGAAACAAGCCAGCCGCCGGGCCGCCACCCTCAATGCCAACATCAAACATCAGGTCCTGCTGGCGCTGGCCGATGCCATTGACGCCCGGCGCGCCACCCTGCAGGCCGCCAATGCGGAAGACCTGGCTGCGGCTGAACGCGCCGGGCTGGCCGCGCCGCTGCGGGACCGCCTCGCGCTGACCGACAAAACGTTGACTGCCATGGTCGAAGGTTTGCGGGAGATAGCCGCCCAACCCGACCCGGTTGGCGAAATTGCCGAACTGCGCCGGCAGCCCAACGGCCTGCTCGTGGGACGGATGCGGATTCCGCTGGGAGTTGTGGCCATCATCTATGAATCGCGCCCCAACGTGACCGTGGATGCGGCGGCGCTGTGCCTCAAGGCCGGCAATGCCGTCGTGCTGCGCGGCGGCTCGGAGGCGTTTCATTCCAACCAGGCGTTGGGGCAGTTGATGGGCGCGGTGTTGGAATCGTTCGGTCTGCCGCCGGCGCTGGTGACGGTCATCCCCACGCCCGACCGCGCCATAGTCGCCGAACTGCTGGCCTGCGATGACCTCGTTGATCTTGTGATTCCACGCGGCGGAAAGGAACTCATCCGCTTTGTTGCCGGGCACTCACGGATTCCGGTCATCAAGCACTATGAAGGTGTCTGCCACACCTATCTGGATGCCAGCGCCGACCCGGCCATCGCCGTTCCGGTTGTGGTCAATGCCAAGGCCCAGCGTCCGGCGACGTGCAATGCCACCGAAACCCTGCTCATTCACGCGGCTGCCGTCGAGACCTGCCTGCTCCCGACAGTTCAGGCGCTGGTGGCAGCCGGCGTCGAGCTGCGCGTCTGTGAGCGTACCCAACAGGCGCTGCGTGAGCGGGGCTATGCGTCCGACCGGATCGTGGCGGCGCAGCCTTCTGACTTTGGCTGCGAGTTTCTGGACAACATTCTGGCCGTCAAAATCGTGGACGACTATGCCGCCGCCGTGGCGCACATTCAGACCTACGGTTCACAGCACACCGAAGCCATCATCACCCGCGACCATGCGACAGCCATGCGCTTTCTCCGCGACATTGACTCCTCCACCGTCGTGGTCAATGCCTCAACCCGCTTTGCCGACGGGCAACAACTCGGCCTCGGCGCTGAAATCGGCATCAGCACGACCAAACTCCATGCCTTTGGCCCGATGGGTGCCCGCGAACTGACGACGCAGAAGTTTGTCGTTCTGGGCGAAGGACAGACCCGCACCTGATGCCGAAGGGCTGGATTTACGGGGCAAAAGGGCTGTTTGGACAGCCCGGCTTCGTGTAGGATGTCGCCTGCCTTGACCTCACCATCATCCTCACCGACAAGGGGTTGTTTTCCTGATGACGCGCGACGCTTTCATCTTTGACGCGATTCGTACTCCGCGCGGCCGTGGTAAGTCCTCCGGCGCGCTCTACGAAATCAAGCCAATTGATCTTGTCACCCAGCTTTTGCGGGAACTTCAGCGGCGCAACGGCTTCGCTACTGACGAAGTGGACGACATCATCCTTGGCTGCGTGACGCCCATTGGCGACCAGGGCGCCAACCTTGCCAAGACGGCGGCGCTCTATGCCGGCTATGCCGAAACCGTTGCCGGACAGCAAATCAACCGGTTCTGCGCTTCGGGTCTGGAGGCGGTCAACCACGCCGCCATGCGGGTGCGCTCCGGCTGGGAAGACCTGGTCATCGGGGGCGGCGTGGAGTCCATGAGCCGCGTGCCGATGGGTTCCGACGGCGGCCCGATGATGCTCGATCCCAAAGTCAGCGCCACGCTCCGATTCGTCCCGCAGGGCATTGGGGCGGATTTGATTGCAACACTCGAAAACTTTTCGCGTGAAGACGTGGACGCCTATGCCTTGCGTTCGCACCAGCGTGCAGCCCAGGCGACAGCCAACGGCTACTTCCAGCGTTCACTCATTCCGGTTACGGACTTCAATGGGATGCTGGTGCTTGACCGGGACGAACACATCCGCCCGGACACGACGCTCGAAGCCCTGGCGCAACTCAAGCCTTCCTTTGCCGAAATGGGCGGGATTGGCTTCGATGCCGGTGGCGCAGTTGCGGTATCCCGGCGTCGAGCGGATTCGGCACGTCCACACGGCCGGCAACTCGTCTGGCATTGTGGATGGTGCGGGCGCTGGTGCTTGTCGGAAGCCGGGAAAAAGGGCGAGGGCGCTGGGTCTGAAGCCCCGCGCCCGGATTGTCGCCGCGGCCGTGACCGGCAGTGAGCCAACCATTATGCTCACCGCCCGCTGCCGGCCACGCGCAAAGCCCTGGCCAAGGCCGGGATGACGACGGCCGACATTGATCTCTTTGAAGTCAATGAAGCCTTTGCCTCGGTCGTCCTGAAATTTGCCCGCGACATGGACATTGACCCCGACAAGATCAACGTCAACGGCGGCGCGATTGCCATGGGGCATCCCCTGGGTGCGACCGGTGCGATGCTGCTCGGCACGGCGCTCGACGAACTGGAACGTCGCCAGAAGGCCACAGCGCTCATCACCCTGTGTGTCGGCGGCGGCATGGGTATTGCCACCATCATCGAACGGGTCTGACCAGGCGGAGAATCTGACCAGAAAGGGAGCCTATGGTGTTTCGGTACGAAAAAGACACGGACAACATTGTTACCATCACAATGGACATGCCGCAGCGGTCGGCCAACGTCATCAACGCCGAGTTCAACGCAGCGCTGGCGGAAACCTTCGCCCGGCTCAAGGCCGAAACCGAGCTGACGGGTGTCATCATCACCTCGGCGAAAAAGACGTTCCTGGCCGGCGCCGACCTGGAGCCGATGCTGGAAGTGCGTGGATCCGGCGGCATTGTTTCAGGAAATCCAGCAGGTCAAGCGCATCTTTCGCGGCATGGAAACGTTTGGGAAACCCTTTGTCGCAGCCATCAATGGCGCAGCGATGGGCGGCGGACTGGAACTGGCGCTGGCGTGCCACTACCGCCATTCTCATTGACCGCCCGGACGCGCAGGTGGGTTTGCCGGAAGTGACCCTGGGCCTCATTCCCGGCGGCGGCGGCATCACGCGCCTGACACGCCTGCTGGGGCTTGAAACGGCGCTCCCGCTGCTGACCGAAGGCAAACGGCTCTCTCCAGCGGAAGCCAGGACGCTGGGCATCGTCAACGAACTGGCGGCAACCCCGAAGAACTCATTGCCAAGGCCAAAGCCTGGATTCAGGCCAATCCAGAGCCGCGCCAAACCGTGGGATACGAAGGGCTACCGGCTGCCCGGCGGCGATGCGCGCACGCCGAAGGTGGCGCAGATGCTGGCGGCCGCATCCGGCCGTGCTGCTCAAGAAAACCCGGGGGAACTTCCCGGCCCCACTGGGCCATCCTGAGCGCCGCCGTGGAAGGGACGCTGGTGGACTTCGATACGGCCGACCGCATCGAATCGCGCTACCTGGCGAACGTGGCTACAGGGCAGGTTGCCAAAAACATGATCGCGGCCTTCTGGTTTCAGCCTCAACAAGATCAATGGCGGCGGCAGTCGTCCGGCCGGTATTCCCCCGGCCACCTTCTCCAAAGTCGGCGTCCTGGGGGCCGGGATGATGGGCAGCGGCATTGCCTATGCCTGCGCCATGGCCGGACTGGAGGTTGTCCTCAAGGATGTCACGCTGGAACAGGCCGAAAAGGGCAAGTCCTACACGGAAAAGGTGCTCCGCCCACGGGTCGGGAAAGGCCGGATGACCGAAGCCGATCTTGGCGGCGACGCTGGCGCGTATCCACCCAACGACGAAGGCTGAAGACCTGCGTGGCTGTGAGCTCATCATCGAGGCCGTCTTGAAGACCGGGCCATCAAGAAGGAAGCCACCCAGGAAGCCGAAGCGCAACTGGCGCCAACGGCCATTTTTGCCTCAAAACACATCCACCCTGCCGATTACCAGTCTGGCCCAGGTGTCCGAGCGGCCGGGAAAACTTCATCGGGCTGCACTTCTTTTCGCCCGTGGACAAATGCCGCTGGTTGAAATCATCGTCGGCGAAAAGACCTCGCCGGAAACCCTGGCGCGCAGCTTTGATTTCGTCCGGCAGATCAAAAAGACGCCCATCGTCGTCCAACGACCGGCGTGGGTTTTACACCTCGCGGGTGTTTGCCACCTACACCTCGGAAGGCATGACGCTGTTGCTTGAAGGCCAGCCGGCCCAGCGTCATCGAGGCCGCCGGGATGCAGGCCGGGATGCCGGTTGGCCCGCTGGCCGTTTCGGACGAGGTGAGCCTGAAGCTGATGCACTACGTACGCCAGCAGACGGATGCGTGATTCTGGCAGCGGAAGGCAAACCCATCCCGGAGCAGCCGTCGAATCGCGTCCTTGACGCCATGCTGGCCCAGGGACGCGCCGGCAAGGCGGCCGGCGCCGGTTTCTACGAATATCCGCCCGAAGGCAAAAAGTTCCTCTGGTCGGGACTACAGGAGCTTTTCCCAGCCCAGA
This window contains:
- a CDS encoding glutamate-5-semialdehyde dehydrogenase produces the protein MFELRHHLMAAKQASRRAATLNANIKHQVLLALADAIDARRATLQAANAEDLAAAERAGLAAPLRDRLALTDKTLTAMVEGLREIAAQPDPVGEIAELRRQPNGLLVGRMRIPLGVVAIIYESRPNVTVDAAALCLKAGNAVVLRGGSEAFHSNQALGQLMGAVLESFGLPPALVTVIPTPDRAIVAELLACDDLVDLVIPRGGKELIRFVAGHSRIPVIKHYEGVCHTYLDASADPAIAVPVVVNAKAQRPATCNATETLLIHAAAVETCLLPTVQALVAAGVELRVCERTQQALRERGYASDRIVAAQPSDFGCEFLDNILAVKIVDDYAAAVAHIQTYGSQHTEAIITRDHATAMRFLRDIDSSTVVVNASTRFADGQQLGLGAEIGISTTKLHAFGPMGARELTTQKFVVLGEGQTRT
- a CDS encoding enoyl-CoA hydratase-related protein; its protein translation is METFGKPFVAAINGAAMGGGLELALACHYRHSH
- a CDS encoding 3-hydroxyacyl-CoA dehydrogenase NAD-binding domain-containing protein; translated protein: MMGSGIAYACAMAGLEVVLKDVTLEQAEKGKSYTEKVLRPRVGKGRMTEADLGGDAGAYPPNDEG
- a CDS encoding 3-hydroxyacyl-CoA dehydrogenase NAD-binding domain-containing protein; translated protein: MAATLARIHPTTKAEDLRGCELIIEAVLKTGPSRRKPPRKPKRNWRQRPFLPQNTSTLPITSLAQVSERPGKLHRAALLFARGQMPLVEIIVGEKTSPETLARSFDFVRQIKKTPIVVQRPAWVLHLAGVCHLHLGRHDAVA
- a CDS encoding 3-hydroxyacyl-CoA dehydrogenase family protein, with the protein product MKASRPSVIEAAGMQAGMPVGPLAVSDEVSLKLMHYVRQQTDA